A window from Physeter macrocephalus isolate SW-GA chromosome 11, ASM283717v5, whole genome shotgun sequence encodes these proteins:
- the CEP170B gene encoding centrosomal protein of 170 kDa protein B isoform X3 encodes MFVLERVQHRVPEEVLRHEKYTSQLQVSVKSPAPKRSEAVPEQAPYCEAVNPRPERGDRRPGPEAAAYRTPLYGQPSWWGEDDGSSPTEERRQDEPDTERPKELAQQDSDLVGTTAAFRAPAEPQGYSFRREPSYFEIPTKETPPPRAPEVPAHEAPTRDAEAGGGGVAPVVQSHACFTIEFDDCSPGKVKIKDHVTKFSLRQRRAPGKEPTPIEVVSAETKVADWLVQSDPSLLHRAGPADDRHSTKSDLPVHTRTLKGHKHEDGTQSDSEDPMAKASGAAGVPSEAGGEQVRLQRQLKRDPQELLHSQQAFVIEFFDEDAPRKKRSQSFTHAPPGDSRPDRRRGPGPADRDRPAAPAAASARGAGSSSGPQRAGSLKREKTEERLGSPSPATRAPARPFGSVGRRSRLAQDFMAQCLRDGSPAARSGPEKTPPTLPTPPLPRRASPVAPPPPPPPPADPQVTKARKQEEDDSLSDAGTYTIETEAQDREVEEARKMIDQVFGVRESPELSRASSATFRPVIRGDRDEPGDGVAQRMALLQEFASRPVGGTPQVELQGLPVPGSPGGQKWVSRWASLADSYSDPGLSDDGPGRRARELGGALPVRQRRLLPQLPSDRADSPTGPEATRRSGPGPPELGSEQAGLLLGQEDLEPDSLSDASGSDGGRGPEPGGGLQEERRGSPQEGLAWTRGRRSPRAPGEPAPTSFFVGDQNEEAAFPRKATVAPGQVEGPGRAARPSPPTRDSVYVSTRGRMVVQLRTGRSPEPEGPAPAPAKEAPAFVRQESFTKEPASGPAAPGQLPYIRSHPLLQDLAAARASRGDLHPQDTQLILKETETALAALEARLLSKSVEEPEGELGGAPGPPEDSLSGDSDVDTASTVSMLSGKNGPSPQPAGLQKEKLPSPPAAQDLGGVGLSSARERLSEKQRRPPGPADAGRGEPARRLAARRGHGPRGSLDWPDEERGSGLAHLPGVDTVSSDHETSGAVGAGRWGPRRKPTAPPPSPAAREEQSRGSAGVQKVQQALTRSNSLSTPRPTRASRLRRARLGDASDTEAADGERGPPANPEPAGQPAAEQAKKLSRLDILAMPRKRAGSFTGPSDSEMAPTRAGFSGRSVELYCAGRKPAVAEARATARKAADTTTVPRQPFSRARPGSARYSSPTTQTPRAGGSGRARPRAPGLRDTDDEEEEPDPYGFIVQTAEIAEIARLSQTLVKDVATLAREIHDVAGDGDSPGCPGPAHSPSRASAPGTPASTISAREELVQRIPEASLNFQKVPPGSLRSQDLDQNMNDRCEDPLAGKTRPRNREEVIFDNLMLNPVSQLSQAIRENTEHLAEKMKILFQNTGRAWEDLEARINAENEVPILKTSNKEISSILKELRRVQKQLEVINAIVDPSGNLDLLTGNRGSAGSAQLGRGRPASQSPSSPTSALPARSFPQRANYGTPGLPDPSFLPDTERFLI; translated from the exons ATGTTCGTGCTGGAGCGGGTGCAGCACCGCGTCCCGGAGGAGGTGCTCAGG CACGAGAAGTACACCAGCCAGCTGCAGGTGAGCGTCAAGAGCCCGGCACCCAAGAGGAGCGAGGCTGTGCCGGAGCAGGCGCCTTACTGCGAGGCCGTGAACCCCAGGCCAGAGAGGGGGGACCGGAGACCGGGGCCAG AGGCAGCGGCCTACCGCACACCCCTGTATGGGCAGCCCTCCTGGTGGGGTGAGGACGATGGTAGCAGCCCGACCGAGGAACGGCGCCAGGATGAGCCCGACACGG AGCGGCCCAAGGAGCTGGCTCAGCAGGACAGTGACCTCGTGGGGACGACGGCCGCCTTCCGGGCCCCCGCGGAGCCGCAGGGCTACTCGTTCCGGCGGGAGCCCAGCTACTTCGAGATCCCCACCAAGGAGACCCCCCCGCCGCGGGCCCCAGAGGTGCCGGCACACGAGGCGCCCACCAGGGATGCggaggcgggtgggggtggggtggccccCGTGGTGCAGAGCCACGCCTGCTTCACCATCGAGTTTGACGACTGCAGCCCGGGCAAGGTGAAGATCAAGGACCACGTCACCAAGTTCTCCCTGCGCCAGCGCCGGGCCCCTGGCAAAGAGCCCACACCCATCGAGGTGGTCTCTGCGGAGACCAAGGTGGCCGACTGGCTGGTGCAGAGCGACCCCAGCCTGCTGCACCGGGCCGGCCCCGCCGACGACCGGCACAGCACCAAGAGCGACCTGCCGGTGCACACGCGCACCCTGAAGG gcCACAAGCACGAGGACGGCACGCAGAGCGACTCGGAGGACCCCATGGCCAAGGCGTCCGGGGCAGCTGGGGTCCCCTCGGAGGCCGGCGGGGAGCAGGTGCGGCTACAGAGGCAGCTCAAGCGGGACCCCCAGGAGCTGCTGCACAGCCAGCAGGCCTTCGTCATCGAGTTCTTCGATGAGGATGCGCCCCGCAAGAAGCGTTCCCAGTCCTTCACGCACGCGCCGCCCGGGGACTCGAGGCCCGACAGGCGCCGCGGCCCTGGGCCAGCCGACAGGGACCGCCCGGCCGCCCCCGCCGCGGCCTCGGCCCGGGGGGCGGGCAGCAGCTCGGGGCCGCAGCGGGCCGGCTCGCTCAAGAGGGAGAAGACGGAGGAGCGGCTGGGCAGCCCCTCGCCCGCCACCCGGGCCCCTGCTCGCCCCTTCGGCAGCGTGGGGCGCCGCTCCCGCCTGGCCCAGGACTTCATGGCCCAGTGCCTGCGGGATGGCTCCCCGGCTGCCCGGTCAGGCCCCGAGAAGACCCCGCCGACGCTGCCCACCCCCCCGCTACCCCGCAGGGCCAGCCCCgtggcccccccgcccccaccgccaccccctgCTGACCCCCAAGTGACGAAGGCACGCAAACAGGAGGAGGACGACAGCCTCAGTGACGCGGGGACCTACACCATCGAGACGGAGGCACAGGACCGGGAGGTGGAGGAGGCCCGCAAGATGATTGACCAG GTCTTCGGGGTACGGGAGTCCCCTGAACTCTCCAGAGCGTCCTCGGCCACTTTCCGTCCAGTTATCAGAGGGGACAGAGACGAGCCTGGTGACGGAGTGGCTCAGCGGATGGCCTTGCTGCAGGAGTTTGCCTCCCGGCCAGTGGGCGGGACCCCCCAGGTGGAGCTCCAG GGCCTCCCGGTACCGGGCTCCCCCGGGGGTCAGAAGTGGGTATCCCGCTGGGCCAGTCTGGCCGACAGCTACTCGGACCCAGGCCTGTCAG ACGACGGCCCCGGGCGCAGAGCCAGAGAGCTGGGGGGGGCCCTGCCTGTGCGCCAGCGACGCCTGCTCCCACAGCTGCCCAGCGACAGGGCGGACAGCCCCACCGGCCCCGAGGCCACCAGGAGGAGCGGGCCGGGCCCGCCGGAGCTGGGCAGCGAGCAGGCCGGCCTCCTCTTGGGACAGGAAGACCTGGAGCCCGACAGCCTCAGTGATGCCAGTGGGTCGGACGGAGGCCGGGGCCCAGAGCCAGGCGGGGGCCTGCAGGAAGAAAGGCGCGGGAGCCCCCAGGAGGGACTGGCGTGGACGAGGGGCCGGCGCTCACCGAGGGCCCCTGGGGAGCCGGCCCCCACCTCGTTCTTCGTCGGGGACCAGAACGAGGAGGCGGCCTTCCCCAGGAAAGCGACTGTGGCTCCAGGGCAGGTGGAGGGCCCAGGGCGGGCAGCCCGGCCCAGCCCCCCGACACGGGACAGCGTGTACGTCAGCACCCGTGGGCGGATGGTCGTCCAGCTGCGGACAGGGCGGTCCCCGGAGCCCGagggccccgccccggcccccgccAAGGAGGCCCCGGCTTTCGTCCGGCAGGAGAGCTTCACCAAGGAGCCGGCCAGCGGCCCCGCAGCTCCTGGCCAGCTGCCGTACATCCGCAGCCACCCGCTCCTGCAGGACCTGGCCGCGGCCCGGGCCTCGCGCGGGGACCTGCACCCTCAGGACACCCAGCTGATCCTGAAGGAGACAGAGACGGCGCTGGCCGCCCTGGAGGCCAGACTGCTCTCCAAGTCCGTGGAGGAGCCGGAGGGTGAGCTGGGCGGCGCCCCCGGGCCGCCAGAGGACTCCCTGTCCGGGGACTCCGACGTGGACACGGCCAGCACCGTCAGCATGCTCAGCGGCAAGAACGGGCCCAGCCCGCAGCCCGCGGGGCTGCAGAAGGAGAAGCTGCCGTCCCCGCCGGCAGCGCAGGACCTGGGGGGAGTCGGCCTGAGCAGCGCCCGCGAGCGCCTCTCAGAGAAGCAGCGTCGCCCGCCGGGCCCAGCGGACGCGGGCCGCGGGGAGCCGGCAAGGCGCCTGGCTGCACGGCGTGGCCACGGGCCCCGAGGGTCCCTGGACTGGCCCGATGAGGAACGAGGCTCCGGCCTTGCCCACCTGCCCGGTGTGGACACGGTCTCTTCTGACCACGAGACCTCCGGGGCcgtgggggcggggcggtgggggcCTCGCCGGAAACCCACGGCCCCACCGCCATCCCCTGCTGCCCGGGAAGAACAGAGCCGCGGCTCAGCTGGCGTCCAGAAGGTGCAGCAGGCGCTGACCCGCTCCAACAGCTTGTCCACCCCACGGCCCACGCGGGCCTCCCGGCTGAGGCGGGCCCGGCTGGGGGATGCCTCGGACACAGAGGCCGCAGATGGCGAACGGGGGCCCCCAGCCAACCCCGAGCCGGCGGGGCAGCCGGCTGCCGAGCAGGCCAAGAAGCTGTCACGCCTGGACATCCTGGCGATGCCCCGGAAGCGGGCCGGCTCCTTCACAGGGCCCAGCGACTCGGAGATGGCCCCCACCCGCGCCGGCTTCTCCGGCCGCAGCGTCGAGTTGTACTGCGCTGGCCGCAAGCCCGCCGTGGCCGAGGCTCGGGCCACCGCCAGGAAGGCCGCCGACACCACCACGGTCCCCCGCCAGCCCTTCAGCAGGGCCCGCCCGGGCAGCGCCCGATACTCCTCACCCA CCACGCAGACCCCACGGGCTGGCGGCTCTGGCCGGGCCCGACCCCGGGCCCCTGGCCTCCGGGACACAGATGACGAGGAAGAAGAGCCCGACCCTTATGGTTTCATTGTGCAGACAGCCGAGATTGCTGAGATTGCCAG GCTGAGCCAGACGCTGGTGAAGGACGTGGCCACCCTGGCCCGCGAGATCCACGATGTGGCCGGAGACGGCGACTCGCCGGGCTGCCCGGGGCCTGCCCACAGCCCCTCTCGCGCCAGTGCACCCGGCACCCCCGCCTCCACCATCTCCGCCCGCGAGGAG ctGGTGCAGCGCATCCCCGAGGCCAGCCTCAACTTCCAGAAGGTGCCACCCGGCTCCCTGCGCTCTCAGGACCTGGACCAGAACATGAACGACCGCTGCGAGGACCCCCTGGCCGGCAAGACGCGGCCTCGGAACCGTGAGGAG GTGATCTTCGATAACCTGATGCTGAACCCCGTGTCCCAGCTGTCCCAGGCCATCCGCGAGAACACGGAGCACCTCGCTGAGAAGATGAA GATCCTCTTTCAGAACACAGGGCGAGCCTGGGAGGACCTGGAGGCCAGGATCAACGCGGAGAACGAGGTGCCCATCCTGAAGACGTCCAACAAG GAAATCAGCTCCATCCTGAAGGAACTGAGGCGAGTGCAGAAGCAGCTGGAAG TCATCAACGCCATCGTGGACCCCAGTGGGAACCTGGACCTGCTGACCGGAAACCGGGGTTCTGCGGGCTCGGCCCAGCTCGGGAGAGGCCGGCCGGCCTCCCAGAGTCCGTCCTCCCCCACCTCGGCCCTGCCGGCGAGGAGCTTCCCGCAGCGGGCAAACTACGGGACCCCCGGCCTCCCggacccctccttcctccccgaCACGGAGCGGTTCCTGATCTAG